One genomic segment of Bombyx mori chromosome W, ASM3026992v2 includes these proteins:
- the LOC134201650 gene encoding uncharacterized protein K02A2.6-like — MERKSVKFQEFNVKSDNWDSYIDRLKYCFEANGIESDTVKKANFFTVCGAEVFETVLALITPTKSSDVTFVEIENILTKHYSPKPNEMSMSYKFYKRDQAQNELASDYIATLRKISSGCNFIDLERMLRDRLVCGMSDHKLQYELLKREQLRYEDVLHAMVSSESAGKDVRMIQSTSTDTFGMTQGEVVTSHAEPMEVNVINFKRNFRLCYRCGDRHGGECRYINSICHYCKKKGHIEKICTSKKNNKRKRINYTDDEFQAQLNGIYNVNTNSRRVPAYEVKVLLDGVPVIMEVDSGAAYSLVNLHTWRRIHSHMPLEPLMNKLCTWNNSAVRVDGQATVLVQYKDIKCSLKVIVAQGSGPNLLGRNCFEALGICVNVNTIKEINVTEVILNKHNEVFRAGLGTYRGEPVNIHLKPGAVPRFMKARPVPYAIKERVEKEINRLEAEGVLRPVTFSEWATPVVPIVKKNGDVRLCGDYRSTVNQATESDTYPMPTASEVFATISGGNIFSTLDLDRAYTQVVVTDDTARLLTLNTCKGLYTVHRLTFGVKTSPGIFQRLMTALLAGISGVAVLIDDIIVSGRTAQEMTQGLDAVLDRIEKAGLRLNKGKETRHADGLSRWPQPVSEQPEEQLQDILLLAETPDEFPIDVAQIANATKRKCRKRKESELDCEAVNVEEQEDMEDISSSLEEQEIIEIPSPDKWAEMLGIPPEPESGYSGVLWFLALALLDSKFSSLKSSM, encoded by the exons ATGGAGCGTAAATCAGTCAAATTCCaagaatttaatgtaaaatcgGATAATTGGGACAGTTATATTGACAgactaaaatattgttttgaggCAAATGGAATCGAAAGTGATACTGTTAAAAAGGCTAATTTCTTTACTGTGTGTGGTGCTGAAGTGTTCGAAACTGTTCTCGCGTTAATTACACCAACAAAATCTAGTGATGTGACTTTTGTTGAAATTGAAAACATTCTAACCAAACATTACAGTCCGAAACCAAATGAAATGTCTATGTCATACAAATTCTACAAACGAGATCAGGCACAAAACGAATTGGCTTCTGATTATATTGCTACGTTACGCAAAATTAGTTCGGGAtgcaattttattgatttagaacGAATGCTTCGAGATAGACTGGTGTGCGGCATGAGCGATCATAAGCTTCAGTATGAGTTGTTGAAGAGAGAACAACTTCGTTATGAAGATGTTCTACATGCTATGGTATCATCGGAGAGCGCCGGAAAAGATGTGCGCATGATTCAAAGCACGAGCACGGACACATTTGGTATGACACAGGGTGAGGTAGTGACGTCACATGCCGAGCCTATGGAAGTGAATGTCATCAATTTCAAACGTAATTTTCGACTGTGCTATCGCTGCGGAGACCGACACGGTGGAGAGTGTCgttatattaattcaatttgtcATTATTGTAAGAAAAAAGGGCATATTGAAAAGATATGTACATCTaagaaaaacaacaaaagaaagAGAATTAACTATACAGATGATGAATTTCAAGCGCAATTAAATGGTATTTACAACGTGAACACAAATAGTCGGCGCGTACCAGCTTACGAAGTAAAGGTGTTACTAGATGGTGTACCAGTGATTATGGAAGTGGACTCGGGTGCTGCCTACTCTCTTGTGAATTTACATACGTGGCGTCGAATACACTCTCACATGCCTTTGGAACCTTTGATGAATAAATTATGTACTTGGAATAATTCTGCAGTCAGAGTGGACGGTCAAGCCACAGTGCTAGTACAATATAAAGACATTAAGTGTTCTCTTAAGGTTATTGTGGCTCAGGGTTCGGGTCCAAATTTGTTAGGACGTAATTGTTTTGAAGCTTTAGGAATATGTGTAAATGTAAATACtattaaagaaattaatgtgactgaggtaattttgaataaacataATGAAGTTTTCAGAGCCGGACTCGGTACTTATCGTGGGGAACCTGTAAATATTCACCTGAAACCAGGTGCAGTGCCAAGATTTATGAAAGCGCGTCCTGTACCGTACGCTATCAAAGAAAGAGTTGAAAAAGAAATCAATCGCCTGGAAGCTGAAGGAGTACTCCGCCCTGTAACTTTTTCTGAGTGGGCTACTCCAGTTGTTCCTATCGTAAAAAAGAATGGAGACGTACGCCTTTGTGGAGATTATCGTAGTACAGTTAATCAGGCTACAGAGTCTGATACGTATCCAATGCCCACCGCAAGTGAAGTGTTTGCCACTATCTCTGGAGGTAATATTTTCTCAACGTTAGATCTTGATCGTGCTTATACTCAGGTGGTTGTCACAGACGACACAGCACGTCTCCTAACCTTAAACACATGTAAAGGTCTTTACACGGTACATCGGCTAACTTTCGGCGTCAAGACTTCCCCGGGTATATTCCAACGTTTAATGACAGCATTACTAGCTGGCATATCTGGTGTTGCAGTGCTAATCGATGACATCATCGTTAGTGGTAGAACAGCGCAGGAGATGACACAAGGCTTAGATGCAGTCCTGGATCGCATTGAAAAAGCGGGATTACGACTCAATAAAGGCAAGGAAACAA GACATGCAGATGGGTTGAGTCGTTGGCCACAACCTGTATCAGAACAACCTGAAGAACAGCTTCAGGACATATTGCTACTGGCCGAAACACCAGACGAGTTTCCAATAGATGTTGCTCAAATAGCAAATGCTACCAAAC GAAAATGCAGAAAGAGGAAGGAATCGGAATTGGATTGTGAGGCAGTGAATGTTGAGGAACAAGAAGATATGGAAGACATTTCTAGTAGTTTGGAGGAACAGGAAATTATAGAGATACCGAGTCCGGATAAATGGGCAGAAATGTTAGGAATTCCTCCCGAACCAGAATCAGGATATTCTGGTG TCCTCTGGTTCCTTGCACTGGCTCTTTTAGATTCCAAGTTCAGTTCTTTGAAATCATCAATGTAG